The region GAGGCTGCCTCACGCATGGTGCTGTACCGAGTCCAGCGGGTGCCGACGACCGCCAAGGAACTGGCGCACCTGGACCTCCAGGTCGCGGAAGAGATCAACCGAACGATTCCCCTTCTGCGGCGAAAGGAAGACATGCCACGCATCATTCCCGCGACGCACGAGATCAATCGACTCGAGAATGAGGCCGACGACGCGGTCCGACGCGGCCTCACGGAGCTGTTCGAAGGTGAGAGCGACGTGCGCACGGTGATCAAGTGGCGCGAGATCTACGAGTTTCTCGAGGCCGCGACGGACAGGGGAGAGGACGTCGCCAATGTGCTCGAGGGCGTCGTCCTTAAAACCGCCTAGCGAATGGATTGGTCGCTGGTTCTCCTCGCGATCGTGTTGCT is a window of Chloroflexota bacterium DNA encoding:
- a CDS encoding DUF47 family protein; the encoded protein is MFKLRLLPRDTRFFDLFEASSVNMVEAAQKLLEMVEKFDRLDERARELKDLEHRGDSFTHQIINDLHRTFIPPLEREDIVALAESMDDVVDAIEEAASRMVLYRVQRVPTTAKELAHLDLQVAEEINRTIPLLRRKEDMPRIIPATHEINRLENEADDAVRRGLTELFEGESDVRTVIKWREIYEFLEAATDRGEDVANVLEGVVLKTA